DNA from Helicobacter pylori:
ATAGAAAAGTAGAAGATCAAGGGCTTATTGTTTGTAGCGATTTTACTCAATTCTTCAAAGTCTTTAGGGTTATCCAAACGGACGCGCAAATAACTGATATGGGCTAAAAATCCCTCACCCTTTTCTCTTGAATGCAGTTGTGTCTTTTCACAAAGGAGCGTTAAAAATTCTTCATTAGACAGCTCCTTACGCCCCGATGCGATAATCTTAGAATCGTTTTTAAAACCATAATGAATATAAATTTCATAGAGCGAAACAAAGAGCTTTCGCATGGCTAAATCCCCAGTCGCGCCAAAAAGAACCAAATCAAAATCCAGCATCAATAACCCTTTTAGAGTGTTTTTAAGTTATTATTATATATTAAATCTTAATTGAAGGGGTGTTCATGCCTAAGCATTCTTTAGAACAAATCAAAGAAAAAATTACAGAGCGTAGCAAAAAAACCAGAGAGCTTTATTTAGAAAATATCTTTAACCCTAAAAACCAGCCCAAGATTGAGAGCTTGGGTTGCGCGAATATTGCCCATGTTACGGCGAGCATGCCAGAGCATTTAAAAATGCCTTTAGGTTCGCATAAAAGAAAGCATTTTGCGATTATCACCGCTTATAACGACATGCTTTCAGCCCACCAACCTTTTAAAAATTACCCTGATCTGATTAAAAAAGAGTTGCAAGAGCATAACGCCTATGCGAGCGTCGCTAGTGGGGTGCCAGCGATGTGTGATGGTATCACGCAGGGTTATGAGGGCATGGAATTGAGCTTGTTCAGCAGAGATGTGATCGCATTAAGCACCGCCGTAGGGTTAAGCCATAATGTTTTTGACGGGGCGTTTTTTTTGGGCGTGTGCGATAAAATCGTGCCAGGCTTGCTCATAGGAGCGTTAAGCTTTGGGAATTTAGCGAGCGTGTTTGTGCCAAGCGGGCCTATGGTGAGCGGGATAGAAAATTATAAAAAAGCCAAAGCGCGCCAGGATTTTGCAATGGGAAAGATCAACAGAGAAGAGCTTTTAAAAGTGGAAATGCAAAGCTATCATGATGTGGGCACTTGCACTTTTTATGGCACGGCTAATTCTAATCAAATGATGATGGAATTTATGGGGTTGCATGTGGCTAATTCTAGTTTTATCAACCCTAACAACCCCTTACGAAAGGTTTTAGTAGAAGAGAGCGCTAAAAGATTAGCGAGCGGGAAAGTCCTGCCTTTAGCCAAACTCATTGATGAAAAAAGCATTCTTAACGCTCTTATAGGCTTGATGGCAACAGGGGGTTCTACTAACCACACTTTGCATTTGATCGCTATCGCTAGATCTTGTGGGGTGATCCTCAATTGGAACGATTTTGACGCAGTTTCTAACCTCATACCCCTTTTAGCTAAAGTCTATCCTAACGGATCAGCGGATGTGAACGCTTTTGAAGCCTGTGGGGGCTTAGCGTTTGTGATCAAAGAATTGTTAAAAGAGGGGCTTTTATTTGAAGACACGCATACCATTATGGATACAGAAACGCAAAAAGGCATGCAAAATTACACCAAAACCCCCTTTTTAGAAAACGACCACTTGGCGTATAAAGACGCCATCAATCATAGCCTGAATACGGATATTTTACGCCCTGTGAGCGAGCCTTTTGCCGCTAATGGGGGGCTTAAAATCTTAAAAGGTAATTTAGGGCGGGCCGTGATTAAAATCTCAGCCATTAAAGATGAGCATAGGAAAGTTAAGGCTAGAGCGATTGTTTTTAAAACCCAAAGCGAGTTTTTAGAACGCTTTAAAAATAAAGAATTAGAAAGGGATTTTGTCGCTGTCTTGCCTTTCCAAGGGCCTAAATCTAATGGCATGCCAGAATTGCACAAACTCACCACGAATTTAGGGGCTTTGCAGGATATGGGCTATAAGGTCGCGCTCGTTACGGATGGGCGCATGAGCGGGGCGAGCGGGAAAGTGCCTAGCGCGATTCATTTAAGCCCTGAGGGGGCGTTAAACGGGGCGATCATTAAGATTAAAGATGGCGATTGGATAGAATTAGACGCTCCTAATAATGCCTTGAATGTGCTTGAAAAGGATTTTGAAAAGAGAGGCATCAACCCCTTGTTTTTAGAAACCTTAGAAAATTTAGAAAAGCCTACTTTTGGGTTGGGTAGGGAATTATTTACAAGCTTGAGATTGAATGTTAATACCGCTGAAGAGGGTGGCATGAGTTTTGGCATAAAAATATAAAGGAGATAAAATGCAAGATAAAATAATAGAGGTTTTACAAATCAGCCCCATTGTCCCTGTGGTGGTGGTTGAAAATATAAAAGACGCTGTGCCTTTAGCGCAAAGCCTGATAGAGGGGGGTATTCCAATCATAGAAGTAACTTTGCGCTCCAGTTGCGCTTTAGAAGCCATAGAGCTTATCGCTAAGAATGTGCCAGAAATGCGCGTGGGTGCTGGCACGATACTCAATCTCACTCAATTAGAGCAGGCTCAAAATAGGGGGGCAGAGTTTTTGATTAGCCCGGGTCTTACGATAAAGCTTTTAGAACACGCAAAGAAAAAAGGCATGCCCCTAATACCTGGGGTTTCTAGCAGCAGTGAAGTCATGCAAGCCTTAGAATTGGGTTATAACGCTTTGAAATTTTTCCCGGCAGAGTATTGCGGGGGCGTTAAGCTTTTAAACGCTTTTAACGGCCCTTTTAAAGGGGTGAAATTTTGCCCCACTGGGGGGGTTAGCGTGGATAACATGCGTTCTTATTTGGCTTTAGAAAACGTTGTGTGCGTGGGGGGGAGCTGGCTTACCCCTAAAGACTTGGTTCAAAACAAAGAGTGGGATAAAATCACAGAAATTTGCAAGCGGGCGTTAGCTTTAAGATAACAAAGAGATCATGGCGTTTTGTATTTGCTTAATAACACTATAATAAAATTTTTAATAAGGAGATACATCATGTTAGAAAATGTCAAAAAATCCCTTTTTAGGGTTTTGTGCTTGGGCGCGTTGTGTTTAGGGGGGCTAATGGCAGAGCAAGACCCTAAAGAGCTTGTCGGTTTGGGGGCAAAGAGCTACAAAGAGCAGGATTTCACTCAGGCTAAGAAATATTTTGAAAAAGCTTGCGATTTGAAAGAAAATAGCGGGTGTTTTAATTTAGGGGTGCTTTATTATCAAGGGCAAGGGGTGGAAAAGAATTTGAAAAAAGCCGCTTCATTTTACTCTAAAGCTTGCGATTTAAATTACAGCAATGGGTGTCATTTGCTAGGGAATTTATATTATAGCGGGCAAGGCGTGTCCCAAAACACCAATAAAGCCTTACAATACTACTCTAAAGCGTGCGATTTGAAATACGCTGAAGGGTGCGCGAGCTTAGGGGGGATCTACCATGATGGCAAAGTGGTTACTAGGGATTTTAAAAAAGCGGTGGAATATTTCACTAAAGCGTGCGATTTGAACGATGGCGATGGTTGCACGATATTAGGGAGCTTGTATGATGCAGGCAGAGGCACGCCTAAGGATTTGAAAAAGGCGCTCGCTTCGTATGACAAAGCTTGCGATTTAAAAGACAGCCCAGGGTGTTTTAACGCAGGGAATATGTATCATCATGGCGAAGGCGCGGCGAAGAATTTTAAAGAGGCCCTCGCTCGTTATTCTAAGGCATGCGAGTTGGAAAATGGCGGAGGGTGTTTCAATTTAGGGGCTATGCAATACAATGGCGAAGGTATAGCAAGGAATGAAAAGCAAGCCATAGAAAACTTTAAAAAAGGCTGTAAATTAGGCGCTAAAGGGGCATGCGATATTCTCAAGCAGCTCAAAATCAAAGTTTAGTTTGAATAAGGCTTAATCAAACGGCTTTCGTTTGATTGGTTTTTATGCTTTTTAAGATTTTGATGAACGCATAGACCCCACAAGCTAATCTTTCTGGCTATAATAAAATTTTGAATAGGAGAAGTGTCATGCTAAAAAATGTCAAAAAAGCCCTTTTTAGGGTCTTATGTTTGGGTGCATTGTGTTTAGGGGGGGTTAATGGCAGAGCCAAATGCTAAAGAGCTTGTTGATTTGGGTAGAAATAGTTACAGTAAGCAAGATTTTACTCAAGCTAAGAAATATTTTGAAAAAGCTTGCGAGTTGAAAGATGGTGTGGGGTGTTTTAATTTAGGGGTGCTTTATGATAATGGGCATGGAGTGGGAAAGGATTTGAAAAAGGCTGCTCAGCTTTACTTTAAAGCATGCGAATTGAATGATGGTTCTGGGTGCTTTAATGCGGGGAATATATATCGTCGTGGCGATGGCGTAGCGAAGAATCTTAAAGAGGCTCTCGCTCGTTATTCTAAGGCATGCGAATTGAATGATGGTGATGGGTGTTCTGCTTTAGGATTGATGCAATACGATGGCATAGGCATAGCAAAAGATAAAGAGCAAGCGATAGAAAACTTTAAAAAGAGTTGCAAATTAGGAGATGAAAAGATATGCGATATTCTCAACCATTTAAAATAAAAGTTTAGCCCCAACAAAGCTAGGCTAAACGGCTTTCGTTTAGCTGATTTCAATCTTTCTTATTGTTTTATTTTTTGTTTTATCGTTTTAAATTTTGTTTTATGGTAAAACTCATTTTTAAAGGGGATAGGGGGTATTTTGAAATAATTCTCTCCTGCAAACTAAAAACCCCACAGCCCCTATAAAATCGCTTCAAAAAACTATCGCTTGGCTAGCGTCAAACTCTTTTATGGTTTGTTTAAAAAACGCTTTTTAGTATTTTTTAGATTTTAAGATCAATATTTAACCAAAACAAATCCTTTATTTTTGAACCCCTTAAGGGTTTTTATGGGTGGGTAGGGGAGCGAAAGTTTGGCTTGTGGGCATGATTTCTATGCGGTTGATATTGACATGCAAGGGTTGTTCATAAATCCATAGCACGATGTTAGCAATATCTTGTGGTTTGAGATAAAGGGTGTTTTCATAGACGGATTGGGCTTTGATTTTATCGCCTTTAAAACGCACCATGCTGAATTCGGTTTCGCCGCACAAACCGGGTTCAACATTACTCACTCTAATGTTAGTGCCAGCCAAATCCGCTCGCAAATTTAAAGAAAATTGCTTCACAAACGCCTTGCTCGCTCCATAGACATTCCCTCCAGGATAGGCGTAAGTGCCAGCGATAGAACCAAGATTGATGATGGTCCCTTGGTCATGCTCTATCATAGAGGGCAAGATCAAACGAGTGAGATACAACAGCCCCTTGATGTTCGTGTCTATCATGATTTCCCAGTCGTCTAACTCGCATTCATAAGCCTTGTTCAAGCCTAGCGCTAAGCCGGCGTTATTGATTAGAGCGTCAATGCGATCCGTCATAGAAAAAATCGTTTCTATCGCTCGCTTAGTTTCAGGCTTGTTTTTAAGATCAAAACACAAGGGAATGAAACGCTTAGGGTAAGCGAGTTGCAATTTTTGTAAATTCTCTTTTCGCCTCCCTGTGCCAAAAACCACATGGTTTTTTTGTAAAAACGCTTTAGCGATTTCTAATCCAAACCCTGAAGTCGCCCCGCTAACTAAAATGTGCGCCATTTCTGTCCTTTAAAATTTTAAAAAAGCCCCTTAAGCCCTTTTTCAAGCTTTTCTTTGAGCTTATCATCTTTAAATAAATGATCTAAACCTTTTTTAAGGGTGTCGTTTTTCAAGATTTCTTTCAAGCCTTGTTGCAGGTTTTGCTGAATGGTTTTTTCGTTTAAAATGAGGGAAAATTTTGGCTGGTGCATGTTGCCTTGAAGTTTCATTTTAAAAATGAATTTTAAGATTTCCGCATCCATGAGCATGTCCATTTGTTTGGTGTTTAAATCCAACAAGCCGTTATGGATTTTCAATTGGGTTTTGGGGCTTTTTAAACTCAAATCAGAGAGCAGGCGTTGCTGGTTGATTTGGCTTACCAGATTGGCATCGTGATAAATTTCTTTAGTAATATCAAAACGAGAAATGGAATAAAGGAAATCGCTGAATGCATTTTTGAGGAATCTTGCGTTTTTGAGATTGGCTTTCAACACGCCTTGCTTAGAGATAAGGTCATAATCCAAGTTAGCGTCTGCAATGGATTGGAAAAATTTAGGGTAATGGAATAAGTCTAGGGCTTTTAAAGTGGAAATATTGGAAAAACGGGCTTTCAAATCTTTATTTAAAAGCGTGAAATCCAACGCGCCGTCTAGTAAATTTGAATGGCCATTGACTTTTAAGAGTTTGGGGCTTTGCTCTATATCGCCTTTTAAAGTCAAGCTCCCTTTTAAGGGGTGGTTGATCATGTTTTGGAGTTTGGCTAGGTTGGATATTTCTAAAGTGTAGGGGGCGTTGAGTTTTAAAACAGAGAAAAGATATTCGCTTTTTAGGGCTGTGAAATTAACTAAAGGGCTAGTTAGGGTGGTATCGCTGATGGCTTTGTTTTCTTTAAAATCGCTTGAGTGCGAGAGGTTGAAGATAAGCGTGTCTTTAAGGTTTAAATGAAAGATTTGATTGATTAGGGCGTTATTGATTAAAGCGTCATTAGCTGTTAGAGTCAAATGCCCTTCTAAGGGCTTTAGAGAGTTAAAATCCGCTTGTAAGGATACTTTTGCGTTCGCATAAGCGGGGCGATTGATTAAATAAAGCAAATCTTCTAAATTGGCGTCTTTTGCGTTCAAACTTAAGTGAGAAAGTTTGAAATCATCTAAAAGGGCGTTATAGGCAGTGTGGGATTGAGCCGCATTAGAGACGCCTTGAATCACAAGGGCTTTTCTATGCCCTTTAATGTTCCCAGAAGTAACAATAGCCCCCCTTAAAGGGTAGGGTATCAAATCCTTGAAAGAGCGTAAATTTTTAATATCTATATAGTAATCCAAATTTACGCTTTGCTTTAAAAGTGAAAAATCCCCCTTAAGAATGAGCGTGGAATCGTCGTTGGCTTGAGCTTTGAAATCCAAAGAGTTGAATCCCAATTTAAAGGTTTTAACGCTCAAATAACGCTCGTTCGGGTTGATTTTTTTCTCTATATACGAAGCGATGATTTTATTCCCCCATTCTGTAAAAAGGATAAGATAGGTTGTTAAAAGGCCGATTAAAAGAAGCGCAAGTAGGGTATAAAGAAATTTTTTCATGTTTGTTTGTCCTTGAAATAAATTGAATGGAATATATTAGCTTGTTTTGTCATGGTTTCTAATATTTTTTATAAAGCCTTAACGGAAGGTTTGAATTGAGATAATAAAAAATTGAGCGCTCAAAACCCCAATTTTTCCAACAACACGCTTAAAATTATTGAAAGACTCAATAGTGGCGTAAAGCTTAGCAGTAGGCGATTTAGGTAACGGAAACAAGAATTTTTATAGCGGTAGGAATTTGACAGATTTTAGAGATGCTAGGCCACTACCTAGCACTCTTATTTAAAGAGATACTATCTCAAAAAGATTTAACAAGTCAAGAGGTTTTATTAAAAAGAACAGAAAATTTAAACGAATTGACCAAAGAGCCTACACATTTAAGCCCCCTAGAGCAAGCCAACGCCAAAAAGCTTGCGAAATTACAAAGCGAACAACTACAAAGCGAACAAGATTTTTAAAATATACAAGGCAAACAAAAATCTAAAAAACTCAATCCAACTTGATCTTTGAATTTTAATTAAAAAGACTTGCGGTGTTAAAAAGGATAATCTAATCGCTCAAGAATTT
Protein-coding regions in this window:
- the edd gene encoding phosphogluconate dehydratase codes for the protein MPKHSLEQIKEKITERSKKTRELYLENIFNPKNQPKIESLGCANIAHVTASMPEHLKMPLGSHKRKHFAIITAYNDMLSAHQPFKNYPDLIKKELQEHNAYASVASGVPAMCDGITQGYEGMELSLFSRDVIALSTAVGLSHNVFDGAFFLGVCDKIVPGLLIGALSFGNLASVFVPSGPMVSGIENYKKAKARQDFAMGKINREELLKVEMQSYHDVGTCTFYGTANSNQMMMEFMGLHVANSSFINPNNPLRKVLVEESAKRLASGKVLPLAKLIDEKSILNALIGLMATGGSTNHTLHLIAIARSCGVILNWNDFDAVSNLIPLLAKVYPNGSADVNAFEACGGLAFVIKELLKEGLLFEDTHTIMDTETQKGMQNYTKTPFLENDHLAYKDAINHSLNTDILRPVSEPFAANGGLKILKGNLGRAVIKISAIKDEHRKVKARAIVFKTQSEFLERFKNKELERDFVAVLPFQGPKSNGMPELHKLTTNLGALQDMGYKVALVTDGRMSGASGKVPSAIHLSPEGALNGAIIKIKDGDWIELDAPNNALNVLEKDFEKRGINPLFLETLENLEKPTFGLGRELFTSLRLNVNTAEEGGMSFGIKI
- a CDS encoding bifunctional 4-hydroxy-2-oxoglutarate aldolase/2-dehydro-3-deoxy-phosphogluconate aldolase → MQDKIIEVLQISPIVPVVVVENIKDAVPLAQSLIEGGIPIIEVTLRSSCALEAIELIAKNVPEMRVGAGTILNLTQLEQAQNRGAEFLISPGLTIKLLEHAKKKGMPLIPGVSSSSEVMQALELGYNALKFFPAEYCGGVKLLNAFNGPFKGVKFCPTGGVSVDNMRSYLALENVVCVGGSWLTPKDLVQNKEWDKITEICKRALALR
- the hcpC gene encoding Sel1-like repeat protein HcpC — encoded protein: MLENVKKSLFRVLCLGALCLGGLMAEQDPKELVGLGAKSYKEQDFTQAKKYFEKACDLKENSGCFNLGVLYYQGQGVEKNLKKAASFYSKACDLNYSNGCHLLGNLYYSGQGVSQNTNKALQYYSKACDLKYAEGCASLGGIYHDGKVVTRDFKKAVEYFTKACDLNDGDGCTILGSLYDAGRGTPKDLKKALASYDKACDLKDSPGCFNAGNMYHHGEGAAKNFKEALARYSKACELENGGGCFNLGAMQYNGEGIARNEKQAIENFKKGCKLGAKGACDILKQLKIKV
- a CDS encoding SDR family oxidoreductase, giving the protein MAHILVSGATSGFGLEIAKAFLQKNHVVFGTGRRKENLQKLQLAYPKRFIPLCFDLKNKPETKRAIETIFSMTDRIDALINNAGLALGLNKAYECELDDWEIMIDTNIKGLLYLTRLILPSMIEHDQGTIINLGSIAGTYAYPGGNVYGASKAFVKQFSLNLRADLAGTNIRVSNVEPGLCGETEFSMVRFKGDKIKAQSVYENTLYLKPQDIANIVLWIYEQPLHVNINRIEIMPTSQTFAPLPTHKNP
- a CDS encoding DUF3519 domain-containing protein, whose translation is MLGHYLALLFKEILSQKDLTSQEVLLKRTENLNELTKEPTHLSPLEQANAKKLAKLQSEQLQSEQDF